The following proteins are co-located in the Psilocybe cubensis strain MGC-MH-2018 chromosome 5, whole genome shotgun sequence genome:
- a CDS encoding putative oxidoreductase (putative oxidoreductase ORF334), whose protein sequence is MPAFITAMKRAATSFNPPTLPKDGTPLKFGIISTADISIQALILPARSHPGVEIYAIAGRSLENTERFAKKHGIKKVYGGKDAYQALVEDPEVDVVYIPLPNIMHYEWTMRSLNAGKHVLVEKPIAMRSEEARRVHELAEAKGLVLMEAMHIRFHPAVARLKEIIARGDIGAIKHISSTMFLPSLAGALYTDEKFALGKGCMMDVGCYAIEIIRLASSSDPIAVTTAEFDNDVHHVHNMDDNARGTLQLPNGVTADFASRISVPPKFGIIPKLNFGVEVVGDKGTAKLTEYMIPQVYHSIVVTDTAGKKTVHKAYTFSDGDGTRPVGEPWWSTYRHQLEAFVTKIKGNEPRTWMTKEDSITVMQVIEQVYEKPPDSDLSLDA, encoded by the exons ATGCCAGCATTTATTACCGCTATGAAGCGCGCGGCGACG AGCTTCAACCCACCTACCCTTCCAAAGGACGGCACTCCTCTCAAATTCGGGATTATATCTACGGCCGACATCTCAATACAAGCTCTGATTCTTCCAGCGAGGAGTCATCCCGGCGTGGAGATATACGCAATCGCCGGCAGAAGTCTAGAGAACACAGAAAGGTTTGCAAAGAAACACGGAATCAAGAAAGTATATGGCGGAAAGGATGCATATCAAG CCCTCGTTGAAGACCCTGAGGTAGACGTTGTGTACATACCA TTACCCAATATCATGCACTACGAGTGGACGATGCGGTCTTTGAACGCGGGTAAACACGTTTTGGTTGAAAAGCCGATTGCTATGAGATCCGAAGAAGCGCGAAGGGTGCATGAACTTGCAGAAGCAAAGGGGCTGGTGCTCATGGAAGCCATGCATATTCG GTTCCATCCTGCTGTTGCACGGTTGAAAGAAATCATCGCGCGAGGCGACATAGGTGCCATCAAACATATATCGTCAACAATGTTTCTGCCTAGCCTCGCAGGTGCCCTCTATACTGATGAGAAATTTGCTTTGGGGAAGGGATGTATGATGGATGTCGGAT GCTACGCTATCGAGATAATTCGTCTTGCATCGTCCTCGGACCCCATAGCGGTAACAACCGCAGAGTTCGATAATGATGTCCACCACGTTCATAACATGGATGACAACGCCCGTGGCACTCTTCAACTCCCTAACGGAGTGACGGCGGATTTTGCCAGCAGAATCTCTGTTCCACCTAAATTTGGGATTATCCCAAAACTCAATTTCGGCGTGGAAGTTGTGGGTGACAAGGGAACCGCAAAGTTGACCGAATACATGATTCCCCAGGTGTATCACTCGATAGTTGTCACTGATACTGCTGGGAAGAAAACGGTACACAAAGCATACACCTTTTCAGACGGAGATGGCACGAGGCCAGTTGGAGAACCCTGGTGGTCTACATACAGGCACCAATTGGAAGCGTTTGTGACTAAGATCAAAGGGAATGAACCCAGAACCTGGATGACGAAGGAGGACTCGATAACGGTTATGCAGGTGATTGAGCAAGTTTATGAGAAG CCCCCGGATAGCGATCTATCCCTCGATGCGTGA
- a CDS encoding Protein bem46, protein MSTILSILKSSFSLNLLRFVWNVQDVCSPGMYRMCHEDVVLITKDKMKLHCFLVGGIPELESAKGTVIIFHGNAMNYGDMLDHAKVFYDHMVATLLVEYRGYGHNKGVPSEKGLCLDAQAAVDYVTSHPILSKLPIIIYGQSLGGAVAIEAASKNHDKISALIIENTFISIAEFINGFPIIRHLSWMCTQKWKSSAKLSRLPTSLPILMLSGRFDRVIDPSHMDELWKVAMTRGRPESKNGQPNEEYQPPTKDMFQEFPYGRHTSTYLEDNYWETIIKFLENVLEIQIPDVDEDEDED, encoded by the exons ATGTCCACAATCCTATCGATACTAAAG TCTTCCTTTTCGTTGAATTTGCTGAGGTTTGTGTGGAATGTACAAGATGTGTGTAGCCCGGGCATGTACCGCATGTGTCACGAAGACGTTGTACTCATCACCAAAGACAAAATGAAGCTTCACTGCTTTCTCGTCGGTGGCATCCCGGAGCTC GAAAGTGCGAAAGGGACTGTGATAATCTTTCATGGGAACGCGATGAACTACGGGGACATGCTAGACCACGCAAAGGTATTCTACGATCATATGGTTGCCACTCTCTTAGTTGAATATCGAGG ATACGGACATAACAAAGGCGTGCCGTCTGAGAAAG GTCTTTGCCTCGATGCTCAGGCCGCCGTGGACTATGTAACTTCTCACCCTATTCTGTCAAAATTGCCAATC ATTATATATGGTCAATCTCTCGGTGGTGCCGTAGCTATTGAAGCAGCAAGTAAAAATCACGACAAG ATATCCGCATTGATTATAGAGAACACATTCATATCCATAGCAGAATTCATCAATGGCTTTCCCATTATCCGACATCTCTCCTGGATGTGTACTCAGAAATGGAAATCTTCAGCCAAATTGTCCCGTCTCCCAACCTCCTTGCCTATCCTCATGCTGAGTGGTCGATTCGATCGAGTTATCGATCCTTCGCACATGGATGAGCTGTGGAAGGTAGCCATGACTAGAGGTCGTCCGGAAAGCAAAAATGGCCAGCCAAATGAAGAATACCAGCCTCCTACCAAGGACATGTTTCAAGAATTTCCGTATGGAAGACACA CTAGTACATATTTGGAAGACAATTACTGGGAAACTATAATTAAATTCCTTGAAAACGTCTTAGAAATTCAAATACCGGATgtagatgaagatgaagatgaagactaG
- a CDS encoding Protein bem46, whose translation MTYKLEDVLTPDMFNMEYENVQLVTKDKAKLYCYLVGRLQDLISLKELYHHGLVALTVEYRGYGHNKGVPGEMGIRLDAQAAVDYVKNHPILCKLPIILYGQGLGAAVAIYTASKNRDRISALIIENTYTSIPDLLRRPISWMCTQKRWSSSTLPRLPAILPILVLSGRMDEYLPYTHMDDLWNIARTRGRSESSKGVPNEEYRPPPNDMFKAFPLGSHYYTCDEPGYWETIFEFLDPFIVHTIT comes from the exons ATGACGTATAAACTTGAAGACGTGCTTACACCGGATATGTTCAATATGGAATACGAAAATGTTCAACTCGTCACAAAAGACAAAGCGAAGCTTTATTGCTATCTGGTCGGGAGACTCCAAGACCTCATAAGTC TGAAGGAACTGTATCATCATGGTTTGGTCGCGCTCACAGTTGAATATCGAGG CTATGGACATAACAAAGGTGTACCGGGAGAAATGG GTATTCGCCTCGATGCTCAGGCGGCCGTTGACTATGTGAAAAACCACCCTATCCTGTGTAAACTCCCAATC ATTTTATACGGTCAAGGTCTCGGTGCCGCTGTAGCAATTTACACAGCAAGTAAAAATCGAGACAGA ATATCCGCTCTAATTATCGAGAACACCTATACATCCATCCCAGACCTCCTCAGACGACCTATCTCCTGGATGTGTACTCAAAAACGGTGGTCGTCCAGCACATTACCCCGTCTCCCGGCAATATTGCCCATTCTAGTGCTCAGCGGCCGAATGGACGAGTACCTACCTTACACGCACATGGACGACCTATGGAATATAGCCAGAACTAGAGGTCGTTCGGAAAGCAGCAAAGGCGTTCCAAATGAGGAATATAGACCTCCTCCGAATGATATGTTTAAAGCGTTTCCTTTGGGATCGCACT ATTATACATGCGATGAACCCGGTTATTGGGAGACTATTTTCGAATTTCTTGACCCTTTCATTGTTCATACAATAACATAG